In Cellulomonas sp. JZ18, the DNA window GAACTCCGTGAGCGCCCGGGAGTACACGACGTGCGAGACCACGACGGACGCGACCGCGACGACACCGACGACCGCCCCGGCGATCGCCATCCCGCGGCCGGGCCGGGCCTTCACGAGCGCGACGACCCCGACGACCACCGCGGCCAGCGCGAGCAGCCCCGCGGCGTAGTTCACCAGCGGCACCCAGCTGAGCAGCAGCGCGACGCACGCGAGCACGAGGGCCGTGATCGGCATCGCCTTGCCGGGCGGGTTCGGGCCGCCGGGCGGGACGTAGCCGTGCGGGCCGCCGTGCTGCGGGTGGGCGGGGACCGCGTACGGGGACGTGCCGGGGGAGGGGGAGCCGGGGGGCGCGTACCCGGGCGCGGCGTACCCGGAGGGCCCGTACGCGGGAGCGCCGTACCCGGGGGCGCCGTGGCCGGGGGCGCCGGTGGGCGCGGCGTGGGGTGCGGCGTAGGGCGCGGCCGGGACGGGAACCGGTGTGCCGGGAGCGGCCGCTGCGGGGGCGGCGGACGCGGGGGCGCCGTACGCGGGAGCCGTCGGGATTGCGGGAGCCGACGGGACCGCGGGAGCCGACGGGACGGCGGGAGCCGGCGGGACCGCAGGCGTCGACGGGGCGTGAGGCGCCGCCGGTGCCGGTGCCGTCGTGGCCGCGGGTGCCCCGGTGCCCGTCGGTCCTGCCGTCGCCGCGGGTGCAGCGCTGCCCTCGGGTGCCGCCGCGGGCGGGTCTCCCGCGCTCGACGTCGCGGGGGCTGCCGCCGCGTCCGACGGCGCGGGTGCGAGGGGGAGCGTCGGCGCGGTGCCGTACGGGGCCGCGGGCGCGAGGTCGGGCTCGCCGCTCGTGCCGGTCGCCGCTGCCGGCGCGGTGGTGGGCTCGGCGTCTGCCTGACCGGCCGGCGCGGCCGGGGGCGGCGGGACCGTCGGGGGCGGCGGGATCTCTCCGGGCTGCTGGCTGGTCACGCGGACGGCGCTCCTCGCTGAGGGTGGGACGGGTGGCCGGCGACTCGGCGGTCCGTCGTGGCGCCCCAGTATCGAGGAACGGGGCGTCCGTCCGATTCGCCCGTCCGCGTGGCGTCCGCGAGCTCCCCGAGCGGCGTGCACCGGCGCCCGCCGACCTCGTCACCCCGGTGCCGAGTCCGGCACCTAGGAGTGCCGGACTCGCCGCAGGAGTGCCGTACTCGCCGTACGGGTGTCGTACGAGTGCCGTACTCGCCGCACGAGCGCCGGACTCGCCGCACGCGTGCCGGACTCGCCGCAGGAGTGCCGGACTCGGCGACGCAGCGGCGGGCCGCGACGCCTCGGCGCGGGACGGGTGCACGCCGGGCGGCGGCGGGAGCGGCGGCGTCGTCCGCCCGGCCCCTCAGCCCCGCGCCACCTCGCCCGGCGCGGGCTCGCCGAGCAGGTCCGCCTGCCACAGGTCGGGGCCGAACACCTCGTGCTGCACGTCCTGCGGCGCCACGCCCTGCGCGAGCAGCTCGGCCCGGACGGCCTTCATGAACGGCAGCGGTCCGCACAGGTAGTACACGGCGTCCCCGCGCAGGTGCACCCGCCCCAGGTCCATGCGCCCCTGCGCCCGCCCGTCGACGGGCAGGTCGCCGGCGTCCGACTCCTCGTACCAGACGTGCACGTGGCCGTGCAGGGCCCGCACGTCGGCGAGCACCTGGTGGCGCAGCGCGAAGGCGTCCTCGCGCACGTCGGCGTGCAGGAGGGTGACGTGCAGGTCGGAGCCGGCGGCGACCAGGTGCGAGAGCATCCCCGCCATCGGGGTGATGCCGATCCCCGCGCTGACGAACACGATCGGCCGCCCGGAGTCGTCGAGCACCACGTCGCCGAACGGCACCGACATCGTCAGCGTGTCGCCCACCTGCACCGTGTCGCACAGCAGGGTCGACACCTCGCCGTCGGGCTTGCCGCCGCCGCGCACGCGCTTGACCGAGAACTGCCGGTGCTCGCCGTCGTCGGCGCGGGTGAGGCTGTACTGCCGGGGCTGGTGGACGCCGTCGGGCATCAGGACGCGCACGGTCACGTACTGCCCGGGCAGCGACGTGCGGACCGCACGGCGGTCGCGCCGGCGGACGCGGAACGTGACGACGTCGTCGGTCTCGGGGACCTTCTCCGCGACCTCCCACTCGCGCCACACCGTCTGCGGCCGCACGCCGCGCGCGCTGTACAGGCCGCGCTCCATGTGGACCAGCGCGTACGCCATCAGCCAGTAGACCTCGTCCCACGCGGCGGCCACCTGCGGCGTCACCGCGTCGCCGAGCACGTCGCCGATCGCCCAGAAGAGGTGGTCGTGCACCACCTGGTACTGGTCGGGCCGCAGGCCGAGGGACGCGTGCTTGTGCGCGATGCGGGACAGCAGCCGCTCGGGCAGCTGCTCGGGGTCGCGCAGCAGCGCGGTGGCGAACGCCGCGACGGACCCGGCGAGCGCGACCTGCTGCGTGCCCTCGGCCTGGTTGCCGCGGTTGAACAGGCCGTCGAGGAGCTCGGGGTGCTCGCCGAACATGTGCCCGTAGAAGCGCCGTGCGATCTCGCCGATGTGCTCGGCGACGACCGGCAGCGTCGCCTCGATCACCGGTCGGGACTGGTCGGACAGCATGCGGGCCCCCCTCCTCGCGGGGCGGGCCCGGTGCGCCGGGGGCCGACGCCGGTCCCGTCCGTCCTGCCATCGTCGCCCGGCGCGCGCGGCGGCGCCACGGGGGCACGCGACCGCCCCCGACGCGCCCTCGGCCCGGCACGCGTGCCGGGCTCCTGGTCAGGCCGGCCGGGGCGCGTCGGTGGTGTCGTCGTCGGGAGCCGTGCGTTCGAGGAGCGTGGCGAAGGGCCGCAGCGCGGCCAGGGCGACGGCGGCCGCGATCGCTGCACCGCCGCGGTGCTCGAAGAAGACCTGGAGCAGCGCGGTCAGCAGCACCCAGGCGAGGACGGTCTCGGTGACGGTCGCGCCGAGCGGGCCGGTGGCGCGCCCGGCCCGGCGGCCGAGGGGTTCGAGGAGGAGCCAGGTGACGACGGCGAACACCGGGTAGATCCACAGCAGGTGCAGGAGGCGCCATCCTCCGCCGTCGGTACGCAGGCGCCCGACGTCGGGCAGCAGCGCGGTGAGGACGACGGCGATGAGGAGCGGCAGGGCCGCGAGCCACACGACGCCGAGAAGGTAGAGGACCTTGATCGGGATGTACCGCTTCTCGCGTCCCGGTTCGGGGCTCATGGTGTCTCCTCGGCGTCCCCGACGAGGACGGTGATCGTCCGCCTCCTTGCAGCGCTGCTGCAGCCCCCTGCAGACGTGTGCGCCCCCGGGTGCCGGCCGACGGTCGTCGACGGCTGCGGGCCGGGGGCGCACCTGACCCTGCCGGGGCCGTGGGGGCCGGTCAACGGGCGGTCCAGGCGGCGGATGCGCCGACGTGGCGGGCGTCAGCGGCAGGGACCGGCGGCCTCGCTGAGGGTCGGGAGGTCGTCGCGCACCGCGTGTGCCGTCGCGTCGGACGACTCGCCCGGGTCCTGCCCCGGCCGGCGGTCGTGGCCCGGGTGCGTCCCGACGGCCTCCACGTCCGGCACGACCGCGTCCATGACCGCCGAGCCCTCGTGCGGGCCGCCCTCCATGACGAGGACGTCGGGCGCCTCGCCGCCGAGCAGGACGGGCTCGGTCGCGAGCTGCCGGTGCGCCCGCAGGTACGCCGGGACGAGCAGCGCGACCGCGCCGAGCCACGCGAGCGGGTTCGCCCAGACGACGCCGGTGAAGCCGAACGACGCGCCGAGCACGATCGCGGCGCCGACGCGCATGACGAGCTCGATGACGCCCGTGACGGTCGGGACGCCCGTGTGCCCGAGGCCCTGCAGGGCCCCGCGCAGGACGAAGAGCACGCCGAGGATCGCGTACAGCGCGCCGTTGACGTGCAGGAAGTGCGCGGCCATCGAGACGACGCGCTCCTCGCCGGGGCCGACGAACAGCGCGACGATCTGCGCCCCGCCTGTGACGAGGACCGCGCCGAGCAGCACCGACCCGACCACCGACATCCACACGCCCTGGACCACGCCTGTGCGGATGCGGTCGGGGCGGCCGGCGCCGTGGTTCTGCGCGACGAACGTCGAGACCGCGAGCCCGAGCGACTGCAGCAGCGCGACCGCGAGGCCGTCGACGCGCGCGGCCGTCGTGTACGCGGCGACGGCGTCGGGGCCGAGCTCGTTGAGGCGCACCTGCACCGCGAGCGTGCCGATCGCGATGACCGACATCTGGAAGCCCATCGGCACGCCGATGCGCAGGTGGCGGGCGAGGTCCTCGCGGGTCACGCGCCAGTCGTCGCGGTGCACGTGCAGCACGGGCACGCGCTTGACCACGTACGCGAGGCACAGCGCGACGGACACGCCCTGGCTGACGACCGTCGCGAGGGCCGCACCGCCGACGCCCATGCCGAGCACCGGGACGAGCCCGAGCACCAGCACGATGTTGAGCAGGCAGCTGATGGTGAGGAACACCAGCGGCGTCCGGGAGTCGCCGATGGCGCGGATGATCGCCGAGAGGTAGTTGAAGAACATCAGCGTGCTGCCGCCGAGGAACGTGACGACCGTGAAGGTCGTGGCGTCCTCGAGGAGGTTCTCCGGGGTCTGCAGCAGGCGCAGCGCGGGCTCGGCGACGAAGGGCGCGCCGACCGTCAGCGCGAGGCTGCCGACGGCGGACAGGACCGTGCCCGCCGCGACCGAGCGGCGCACGCCCGCGGCGTCGCCGGCGCCGAACGCCTGCGCCGTCGGGATCGCGAAACCGCTCGTCATGCCCCAGGTGAAGCCGAGCAGCAGGAACGTCAGGGCGCCCGTCGCGCCGACGGCGGCGAGCGCGTCGACGCCGAGGACGCGGCCGACGACCATCGCGTCGGCGACGTGGTAGAGCTGCTGGACGACGTTGCCGATCAGCAGGGGGACGGCGAACAGGAGGATGACGCGCCAGGGACGGCCGGCGGTCAGGACCTTGGGCATGACAGGGGACTCCGGAATCGGAGGAGTGACGGGTGGGGGCGTGCGCCCGGGCGTTCTCGCGCCGGTCGCTGTCGCTCCTCGATCGTATCGATACGACCGGCGCTCGTCGTTAGCCCTTTCCGGTACCCGGAGGTGTCCGCTCGGTCACATCGCGCGACGACGGGCAAGCGATTCCCATCGTGCGGCAAGGGGCGCGGCAAGCCGTGGGCGATGCCCGGGCAAAGACGTGGGCGCGGGCCCTGCGGACGCCCTAGCGTGCGGTCGGTGAGCGTCGTCCTGCTGCCCGAGCGGTCCTGCGGCGGTCAGCGGTGACCGCCCCGGCCGACGAGGTGCCGATCTCCGCCGACGTCGTCACCGCCCTGCTCGCCGAGCAGCACCCGGACCTGGCCGCGCTGCCCGTCGGGCGGCGCCACTCCGGGTGGGACATGGCGATGTACCGGCTCGGCGACGACCTGGCCGTGCGGCTGCCGCGGCGCGCGGCGTCCGTCGGCTCGCTCGAGGCGGAGCTGCGCTGGGTGCCCGAGCTGAGCCGCGGGTGGACGTTCCCGACGCAGCGCGTGGTGCGCGTGGGCGTGCCGGGTGCGGTGTACCCGTGGCCGTGGGCGGTCGTCACGTGGCTGCCGGGCGTGCCGGCGTCGGAGCGACCCCTGGGCGTCGAGGCCGGACCCGCGCTCGGCCGCGCGCTCGCGGAGATCCACGTGCCGGTGCCGGCGGGCGTGGAGCCGCCGTTGAACCGCGAGCAGTCGGTGGCGCTCGCCGAGCGCGGCCCCGGGCTCGCCTCCGCGCTGGACCTCGTCGCCGCGTCCGCCGCGGAGCGCGGCGTGCGGCTCGACCGGGCCGTGGCCGACGCGATCTGGGCCGAGGCGCTCGCCGCACCCGTCGACCTGCCGCGGACCTGGATCCACGCCGACCTGCACCCGTACAACCTGCTCAGCGACGACGGGCGGCTCGGCGGCATCATCGACTGGGCCGACGTCGCCGGGGGCGATCCCGCGACCGACCTCGGGTTCCTCTGGCTGTCGCTGCCGCCGGACGGGCTGGCGGCGGCGGTCGAGGCGTACGGGGGCGTGTCGGCGGCGACGCTCGCCCGGGCGCGCGGCGTCGCGCTCGCGCTGGCCGCCGGGTGGGCGGTGTGGGAGGGCGAGGAGCTGACGATCGCGACCGGGTGGCGCGCGATGGTCGCGCTGGGGGTCGTGCGCTGAGGGCGCTGGTCGGCGTGCGCGGACGCGCTGCGCGTCGTGCGCGGACGCGTTGGTGCGTGGTGTGCGGGCTGGCTCGCCGCACCCGTGCGTCAGAGTCCCGCGCCTCCGCTGCCGCCGGCGCTGCCCGTCTGCGCGCTCTGCATGCCGTTCGCCGTGATCGGCGGGTTTGGCAGGCCGTCGCCCTCGTCGTACGGCTGGTTCTGCGGGGCGGTGCCGCGCACGGGGTCGGGTGCGGTGGTGGCGTCGTCGCCGGGCTGCTCGCCGGGCAGGGCGGTCGGCGGGGTGGTGGTCGGGTCGGACATCGTCGGCCTCCTGACGTCGGTCGGTCATGTCTACCAGCGGGGACCGACGACGGCTCGTCGGGCTGCCGCCGTCCGCACCGCCGTCCACACCGCCGCCCGCGTCGTCGGCCCCGCGTGCCACGCTGCTCCCGACCCACCTGCGAGAGGACCTCGATGACCGCCGTCCGCCTCATCCGCTCCGGCACCCTGTCCGACGTCGCCGAGTACGCGTACGCCGCGACGGCGCCCGCCGACGCCCGGTTCGTCTTCCTCGCCGGCGCGTGCCCGCTCGACGACGACGGCCGCACCGTCGGCGTCGGCGACCACGCCGCGCAGGCGGCCCAGTGCGTCCGCAATCTCCTCGTCGCCCTGCGCGACGCCGGCGCCGGGCTCCAGGACGTCATCAGCACGCGCGTCCTCGTCGCGACGACGCGCCAGGCCGACCTCGTCACCGCGTGGGAGGTGGTGCGCGAGGCGTTCGGCGACCACGACGTGCCGAGCACGCTGCTGGGCGTGACGGTGCTCGGGTACGACGACCAGCTCGTCGAGCTGGAGGCGGTCGCGGCGGTGCGGGACGGGTCGGACGCGTGAGCGGCCCGGACGACGTGCGCGTCGACCGAGTCCGCGGGGTGCTCGCCGGGCAGGCCTGCGGCGACGCGCTCGGGGCGGGGTACGAGTTCGGACCGCCGCTCGGGGACGACGTGCCGGTCGGGATGGTCGGTGGCGGCGTGTTCGCGTGGGAGCCGGGGGAGTGGACCGACGACACGCAGATGTCGACCGTGCTGGTCGCCGTGGGGCTCGCCGCGGCGGAGGGCGGGTCAGACCTGCTCGCGTCCCTCGACGACGTCACCGCCGGCTGGGCGGCGTGGGCCCGGACGGCCGCCGACGTGGGCGCGCAGACGCGGTCGGTGCTGACGACGGCGGCGTCGACGTCGGCCGCGGACGTGGCGGCCGCCGCGCGTGCGCACCTGGCCGCGACCGGGCGGGCCGGTGGCAACGGGTCGTTGATGCGGACGGCGCCGGTGGCACTGGCGTACCTGTCCGACCCGGTGCGTCGCGCGGAGGCGGCGCGCGTCGTCAGCGACCTGACGCACCCCGACCCGATCGCCGGGGACGCGTGCGTGCTGTGGTGCGACGCGATCGCACGGGCGGTGTCGACGGGCGTCGCGGACGTGCGCGCCGGGCTCCCGCTCCTGCCCGCGGAGCGGCGCGGGCAGTGGCAGACGTGGATCGACGAGGCGGAGGCGGCGCCGCCGGTCGCGTTCCACCGCGACAACGGGTGGGTCGTGTCGGCGTTCCGGGCGGCGTGGTCGGCGGTCGTGCGCGGGCGGGACCTGCCGTCGGTGCTGGACGTCGCCGTGCGCGGCGGGAGCGACACCGACACCGTCGCGGCGATCGCGGGTGCGCTCGCGGGGGCCGTGCACGGGTGGTCGGGGGTGCCGCAGGAGTGGCGGGACGTGGTGCACGGGTGGCCGGGGTGGACGGTGGCGGAGCTCGCGGAGCGGGGGGTGGCGCTGGCGCGGTGAGGCGGCACGCGTAGTGGTCGCTGCGTCCCCGGGGGTGCGCACCGACCCGTCGTGGGTGGTGCCGCGCCGACGCGCGGACGGCGACACCCGTGGTCAGGGGCGGGACAACGGCCGGACGGCTCGGCAGCGGCGCTACCCTCTGGCCGTGGGCACCGTTCGCGAGTACGGGTTCCGGGAGTACTCCGACGACCTGACGCCGGGGAACGACGGCCGGAGCAACCTGCTGTTCCGCGACGGCCAGCTGTCCGGCCACGCCGAGTTCCAGTCCGTGAGCACCGTCACGTCGGATGGCGGGGACGTGTCGGACTCGGACGACGAGCACGACACCGACACGGTCGGGACGATCGGGAAGATCGTCGTCGGGGTCGGCGTCGGGGCGCTGGCCGCGTACGGCGCCGTCGAGCTCGGTCGGCGGATCGTGGGCGCAATCCGTGCACGACGAGGCGACGCCGGCCACCCCTCCGCTGCGGACGCGCCGGCCGAGACCGCGCACGCATCGGCCGAGGCCGAGGATGCGCCCCTCCCGGACGAG includes these proteins:
- a CDS encoding globin domain-containing protein — encoded protein: MLSDQSRPVIEATLPVVAEHIGEIARRFYGHMFGEHPELLDGLFNRGNQAEGTQQVALAGSVAAFATALLRDPEQLPERLLSRIAHKHASLGLRPDQYQVVHDHLFWAIGDVLGDAVTPQVAAAWDEVYWLMAYALVHMERGLYSARGVRPQTVWREWEVAEKVPETDDVVTFRVRRRDRRAVRTSLPGQYVTVRVLMPDGVHQPRQYSLTRADDGEHRQFSVKRVRGGGKPDGEVSTLLCDTVQVGDTLTMSVPFGDVVLDDSGRPIVFVSAGIGITPMAGMLSHLVAAGSDLHVTLLHADVREDAFALRHQVLADVRALHGHVHVWYEESDAGDLPVDGRAQGRMDLGRVHLRGDAVYYLCGPLPFMKAVRAELLAQGVAPQDVQHEVFGPDLWQADLLGEPAPGEVARG
- a CDS encoding phosphotransferase, which gives rise to MTAPADEVPISADVVTALLAEQHPDLAALPVGRRHSGWDMAMYRLGDDLAVRLPRRAASVGSLEAELRWVPELSRGWTFPTQRVVRVGVPGAVYPWPWAVVTWLPGVPASERPLGVEAGPALGRALAEIHVPVPAGVEPPLNREQSVALAERGPGLASALDLVAASAAERGVRLDRAVADAIWAEALAAPVDLPRTWIHADLHPYNLLSDDGRLGGIIDWADVAGGDPATDLGFLWLSLPPDGLAAAVEAYGGVSAATLARARGVALALAAGWAVWEGEELTIATGWRAMVALGVVR
- a CDS encoding ADP-ribosylglycohydrolase family protein; amino-acid sequence: MSGPDDVRVDRVRGVLAGQACGDALGAGYEFGPPLGDDVPVGMVGGGVFAWEPGEWTDDTQMSTVLVAVGLAAAEGGSDLLASLDDVTAGWAAWARTAADVGAQTRSVLTTAASTSAADVAAAARAHLAATGRAGGNGSLMRTAPVALAYLSDPVRRAEAARVVSDLTHPDPIAGDACVLWCDAIARAVSTGVADVRAGLPLLPAERRGQWQTWIDEAEAAPPVAFHRDNGWVVSAFRAAWSAVVRGRDLPSVLDVAVRGGSDTDTVAAIAGALAGAVHGWSGVPQEWRDVVHGWPGWTVAELAERGVALAR
- a CDS encoding MATE family efflux transporter, which codes for MPKVLTAGRPWRVILLFAVPLLIGNVVQQLYHVADAMVVGRVLGVDALAAVGATGALTFLLLGFTWGMTSGFAIPTAQAFGAGDAAGVRRSVAAGTVLSAVGSLALTVGAPFVAEPALRLLQTPENLLEDATTFTVVTFLGGSTLMFFNYLSAIIRAIGDSRTPLVFLTISCLLNIVLVLGLVPVLGMGVGGAALATVVSQGVSVALCLAYVVKRVPVLHVHRDDWRVTREDLARHLRIGVPMGFQMSVIAIGTLAVQVRLNELGPDAVAAYTTAARVDGLAVALLQSLGLAVSTFVAQNHGAGRPDRIRTGVVQGVWMSVVGSVLLGAVLVTGGAQIVALFVGPGEERVVSMAAHFLHVNGALYAILGVLFVLRGALQGLGHTGVPTVTGVIELVMRVGAAIVLGASFGFTGVVWANPLAWLGAVALLVPAYLRAHRQLATEPVLLGGEAPDVLVMEGGPHEGSAVMDAVVPDVEAVGTHPGHDRRPGQDPGESSDATAHAVRDDLPTLSEAAGPCR
- a CDS encoding RidA family protein produces the protein MTAVRLIRSGTLSDVAEYAYAATAPADARFVFLAGACPLDDDGRTVGVGDHAAQAAQCVRNLLVALRDAGAGLQDVISTRVLVATTRQADLVTAWEVVREAFGDHDVPSTLLGVTVLGYDDQLVELEAVAAVRDGSDA